CGCGGTGACGATGTGCGGACAGGCGATGCCGGCCGTGAAGAGGGATGCGTAGGCCCCGCCGGCGCCCCCGGCCTCGTGGAAGGCCTCGGTGACGGTGACCCCGGCCCGCTGGCCGCCGCCTTCGCCCCCGGCGTGCTCGGGGAAGCTCGCGCCGAGCAGCCCCTGCCGTGCGGCGGCGGCGTGCAGCGAGCGGGGCAGCTCCCCTGCGCGCTCCCAGTCGTCCTGGTGCGGCAGGACCTCGCGCTCGACGAACTGACCCGTCGTTTCGCGCAGGGCGCTGATCTCGTCGGTGTACCAGTCGGCGTGGCTCATCGGTGGTCCTCGGGGGGCGAAGGGAGCAGGTGGTCGGGGATGTCGACGTGCCGGGAGCGCAGCCACTCGCCCAGCCCCTTGGCCTGCGGGTCGAAGCGCGCGTTGTAGGCCACGCCCTCGCCCAGCAGGTCGTGGACGACGATGTTCACCGCCAGCAGGTTCGGCAGGTGGGTCACCGTAACCGGCAGGTCGGCGGCCTCGGGCAGCAGCTGCCGGATCCGCTCGGGAGTGAGCAGCGCGGACAGCCACGGCCAGGCCGCCGCGTCGCGCACCCACACGCCGACGTTGGCGTGACCGCCCTTGTCGCCGGAGCGGGCCCCGGCGATCGTGCCCAGCGGCGCCGTCGTCGTCGGCCACCCCGTCGGCGCGGGGTTCGCCGCTGCGGGCTGGCCGGTGAGCGGTTCGAGCGCCTGGGTCCGCTGCGGGGGACCCACGGCCACGACGGTGCCGTCGTCGAGGACGACCTCGTGCTCGGGGACCGACTGCGGGACGTAGCCGGGGGTGAAGACGCCGTACGGGGACCCTCCCGAGGGTGGCGCGAGCGTGTGGCAGCCGGGGTAGGTGCCCAGGGCGATGTCGATGCCGGCCTGGGAGAAGGGGCGGCCGACGACCTTCGGGTCGCTGTCGCGGGCGACGACGGTCAGCAGCGCCGCGGCCTGCTGCTGGGTGGGGGCGTCGGGTCGGTCGGTGCGCGCGAGCGTCCACGTCATCTCGGCGGGGGAGGTGGTCAGCTCCTCCTCGAACTGCCGTTGGACGAGCTCCGCCTTCGCCCGGATGTCCAGTCCCGTCAGGACCATCGTCATCTCGTTGCGGAAGCCGCCGAGGGCGTTCAGCGACACCTTGACGTCCGGCGGGGGAGCCTCGCCCCGGATGCCGGTCATCGAGACCCGGTCCGGCCCGTCCTGGGCCAGGACGATCGTGTCCAGGCGGGTCGTGACGTCCGGACCCGGGTAGCGGGCGTCGGCGATCTCGTAGAGCAACTGACTCTTGATGGTGTCGACGGTCACGGCGCCGCCGGTCCCGGGGTGCTTGGTGATGATGCTGGAGCCGTCGCGACGGATCTCGGCGAGGGGGAAGCCGAGGTGGCTGAAGTTGTCGATCTCGGTGAAGAAGGCGTAGTTGCCACCGGTGGCCTGGGTGCCGCACTCGATGACGTGTCCCGCGGCCGTGGCTCCGGCGAGGGCGTCCAGGTCCTCGCGGCCCCACCCGAAGTGGGCGATGGCCGGGCCGACGATGACCGAGGCGTCCGTGACCCGTCCGGTGACGACGATGTCGGCGCCGGAGTCGACGGCACGGGCGATGCCGAAACCGCCGAGGTAGGCGTGCGCCCCCATCGGCCGGCCCAGATCGAGCGCGGCGGCGCGCGGGGTCAGGTCGTCGCCGCGGACGTGGGCGACCCTCGGGGAGAGTCCCTGCTCGGTGGCGAGCTCGCGGATGGCGCTGACGAGGCCGGGGGTGTTGACGCCACCGGCGTTGGCGACGATCGTCACGCCCTTCTCGAGGGCCAGTCCGAGGCAGTCCCGCAGCTGCACCAGGAAGGTCCTGGCGTACCCGGTGTCCGGATCCTTGAGCCGGTCGCGGCCGAGGATGAGCATCGTCAACTCGGCCAGCCAGTCGCCGGTGAGGACGTCCAGCTCGCCACCCTCGAGCATCTCGCGCATCGCGGAGAGCCGGTCGCCGTAGAAGCCGGAGCAGTTGCCGACCCGCAGCACCTCCCGTTCGGCGGCGCTCATGCCCGGGCCCGTCGGGGGGCGCCGGCGAAGACCTGCGCGATGGACAGCCACTCCACGGCCTCGCCGGTGGCGTGCAGGTCGGTGTCAGCGGCGTCCCGACGCTGGGTGACGACCAGGCAGAAGTCCTGCGCGGGCCCGGTCACCCGGTCGGCGCTGCGCTCACCGTCCTCGTCACCCCAGATCCACAGGTCCCCGTCGGGCCCGGTGAGCTCGATCCGAAAGGGCTGGACCGGGGGAGTGAGGTCGTTGATGAGGTAGGCGAAGTCTCGGGTGCGGACTCCCAGATGGCAGATGTCACGCAGGCGCGCCGTGGGAGCGCGCCGGACCCCGAGGGCGTCGGCGACGTCCTGACCGTGCGCCCACGTCTCCATCAGACGGGCGGTGGCCATCGAGCGGGGGCTCATCGGGGGTCCGAACCACGGCAGCTTGGTGTCAGCGGGGGCATCGCGCAGGACCTGCGCGAGCGTCTCCCGACCGTCCCGCCAACGGGCGAGGATCTCGGCGGGGGTGTCGACGGCGCCCTGCTCCGTGCGGGTGTCCACGTGCCCCACGGGGTCCTGCACGGCGATCTCGACCTCGTCGGCGAATGCCTGCGGATCGGTGGTGGCGACGGCCGCGATCTCATCGGTCCACGCCAGGTGGGCGATCTGGTGGGCGATCGTCCACCCCTGCGCCGGGGTCGATTGTGCCCAGGCTTCGTCGTCGAGGTCGGCGACGAGGACGTCGAGGTCGGCGCACTCGTCGAGGAAGGAGGCCACGGTGTCGCTCATGGGCCAGAGCGTGGCACGTTGCCACCAAACAAGCAAGCATGCTTGCTTGTTTGGTGATTCGCGGCTAGCGTCCCGGCCATGCGCCTCACTGATGAGCACTCCGCCTTCCGCGCCAGCGTGCGGGCCTTCGTCGAGTCCGAGATCAACCCGCGTGCGGACGAGTGGGAGGCGGCTGGCATCTTCCCGGCCCACGAGCTCTTCCCCAAGGCGGCCGCCCTCGGGCTGTTCGGTCTCGAGTACGACACCGAGTTCGGGGGAGAGGGGGCTGACCACTCCTTCCAGATGGTCGCCGCCGAGGAGCTCGGTCGGTGCGACTCGGCCGGTGTCTCGATGGCCATCGGCGTCCAGTCGATGATGGCCACCCCGTCGTTGGCGCAGTTCGGTACCGACGAGCTCAAGCGCACCTACCTGGCCCCGGCGCTCGCCGGCGAGATGGTGACGGCGATCGCCGTCACCGAGCCGGACACCGGGTCCGACGTCTCACGCCTGCGCACGAAGGCGCGACGCGACGGCGACGACTGGGTGATCACCGGACGCAAGACGTACATCACCAACGGCACCCAGGCCGATTGGCTCTGCCTGTTGGTCCGCACGTCCGACGAGGGTGGACACCGCGGGATGTCCCAGATCATCGTCCCGACGAACAGTCCCGGCTTCTCGGTGGCCAAGCGCCTGGACAAACTCGGTAACCGCAGCTCCGACACCGCTGAGCTCGTCCTCGACGAGGTCAGGGTGCCCGTGTCGAACACGATCGGAGAGATCGGCCGTGGCTTCCAGCAGCAGATGGCGCAGTTCGTCATCGAGCGGATGTTCGCTGCCTACAACGCCGTCGGCAGCTGCGACCGCGCCCTCGAACGCACCCGGGGCTACATCGCCGAGCGTGAGGTCTTCGGCCAGCCACTGGCCACGAAGCAGTACGTGACCTTCCGTCTGGCGGAGCTGCAGGCCCGGGTGGAACTGCTGCGCAGCCACAACGCGGCCGTCTGTGAGGCACATCTGGCGGGCGAGGACATCATCCGCGGTGCCAGCGTCGCCAAGCTGACCGCGGGCAGGCTCATCCGCGACGTCGCCGACTCCTGCATCCAGTTCCACGGCGGGATGGGGTACATGGAGGAGACGTGGACGGCACGTTTCCTGCGCGACACCCGGCTCGCGTCGATCGGTGGCGGCGCCGACGAGGTCATGCTCCAGGTCCTGGCCCGCCTCGACGGGATGCCCGCGTGATGGACCACGGATTCGGCAGCTGGGCCACCATCCACCACCTCCGCAACGCAGACCGCGTGGCCTACGTGGACGGGCTCGCCGGCGTGCAGACCACCTACGCCCAGCTCGAGGAGCGGACCAACCGGTTGGCCGACGCACTGCGGGCGAAGGGGGTGTCACACGGTGAACGGGTGGCGCTTCTGTGCCTCAACAGCCCGCAGATGATGGAGATCTATCTCGCGGTCGCCAAGCTGGGAGCCATCAGCGTGCCGGTGAACTTCCGCCTGCACCCCGATGAGATCGCCCATGTCCTCAGCGACTCCGGAGCGAGCCTGCTCTTCGTCAGCACCCCCTTCGTCGATGCTGCAACGCAGGCCCTGGCGAGCGGGACGTCCGTGCGCGAGACGATCCGGGTACCGGCACTGGCTGAGCGGGAAGCAGGCGAAGGGGGCGACTACGAGCCCCTCGTGTCCTCGGGCGCCTCCGAGCGGGTCGTGGCCGACGTGGGACACGACGACGTGTGCGTGATCATGTACACCTCCGGCACGACGGGACGTCCGAAGGGCGCCATGCTCACCCACGGCAACTTCTTCTACAACGCCATCAACGCGATGGGGTTCGCCTCGGGCATCGGACGCACCGATGTCACGATCTCGGCCGCGCCCCTCTTCCACATCGGGGCGCTCGGGGTGCACACCCTGCCCTTCCTCTTCGTCGGTGCCGGCGTCGTGGTGATCGAGGCCTTCACCCCGGACCAGTGGGTCGAGGCAGCCGCACGACACCACGTGACGCAGGCCTTCCTCGTCCCGGCGATGTGGGCGGCCGTCGCTGCGTCGCCGGCACTGGAGACGGCGGACCTGTCCTCCCTTCGACTGGCGATCAGCGGCGGGGCGCCCTGCCCACTGCCGGTGATCTCCGCGATGAAGAGCCACGGGGTGGCCTTCACCGAGGGCTTCGGCATGACCGAGACCTCACCCAATGCCGCGTGCCTCCAGCCGGAGGACGTCGTCGAGCACGCGGGCTCGGTCGGGCGACCGGTCGCCTTCATGGACTTCCGGATCCTCGACGAGATGGACCAGGACGTCCCCGTCGGGCACGTCGGTGAGCTCTGCCTGCGGGGCCCGAGCGTCTTCGTGGGGTACTGGGACAAGCCCGAGGCAACGGCCGAGGCGATCCGGGACGGCTGGTTCCACACCGGCGACATGGCCCGGGTCGACGAGGAGGGCTTCTACAGCCTCGTCGACCGGAAGAAGGACATGATCATCACCGGCGGGGAGAACGTCTACCCGATCGAGGTCGAGCAGGTGCTCTACGGACATCCTGACGTCGTCGAGGTCGCGGTGATCGGGGTCCTCGACGAGACCTGGGGCGAGACCGTCGCCGCCGTCGTCGTGCGCGCCGCGGACTCGAGCCTCACCGCCGACGGGTTGCGCGAGTGGGCCCGGGAGCGGATCTCGCACTTCAAGGCACCCCGTCGAGTGGCCTTCGTCGACGAGCTGCCCCGCAACGCCACCGGCAAGATCCTCAAGCGCGAGCTGCGCATCACCGAGGGCGGCGGCCACACGGCCGTCTCCCGCTGACCACACAGGAGTTCACCACCATGACCGCGAATCTTCAGGGACGCACGATCCTCATGTCCGGCGGCAGCCGCGGCATCGGACTGGCCATCGCCGAGCGGGCTGCCCGGGACGGCGCCAACGTCGCCATCGTCGCCAAGACGGATACCCCGCACCCGAAGCTCGAAGGCACCATCCACACCGCCGCCGCTGCCATCGAGGCCGCCGGTGGTCGGGCGCTGCCGATCCTCGGCGACGTCCGCTCCGAGGAGTCGGTCCAGGAGGCCGTGGACCGCACCGTCGAGCGCTTCGGTGGCATCGACATCGTCGTCAACAACGCCAGCGCCATCGACCTCTCTCCCACGGAGGAGCTGCCGATGAAGAAGTACGACCTGATGCAGGACATCAACTGCCGCGGGTCCTTCCTCCTGGCGAAGACCGCGCTGCCGCAGCTGAAGGCATCCGAGGCGGCACACGTGCTCACCCTCTCGCCGCCGATCAACCTCGCACCGCGCTGGGCCGGTAGCCACCTGGGCTACACCATCGCCAAGTACGGGATGAGCCTGGTCACGCTCGGCCTGGCCGAGGAGTGGGCCACGTACGGCATCGCGGCGAACAGCCTGTGGCCCAGGACGGCCATCGCCACGGCGGCCGTGGAGAACCTCCTCGGCGGCGAGCAGACGATGGCCCGCAGCCGCAGCCCGCAGATCATGGCCGATGCGGCCCACGCGATCCTCACCCGGGACCCTGCAGAGTTCACCGGACACTTCCTCATCGACGACGACGTCCTCGCCGAGGAAGGTGTCACCGACCTCTCCTCCTACGGGCCGCCGCTCGAGGAGCTCCTGCCCGACTTCTTCCTCGGCGAGTGACTGCCGCCCCGGACCACTCACCCCTTCGCGACAAGGACCTCCCGATGCAACCCGACCTGTCACTCGTGGACCCCCTCGAGTACAACCTCGCGACCCGCACCAACGCGGGTGACGTCATCATCCGCTCGGCCGCGATCTTCCCCGACCGGGTGGCGATCGTGGACGGCGATCGTGAGGTGACCTACCGGGAGCTCGCCGAGACGGTGGACCGTCTCGGCCACGCACTGCTGGGTCTGGACCTGCCCGCCGGAAGCCCGGTGGCGCTGACGATGATGAACTCCTGGCGGTTGCTGGCGACCTACTACGCCTGCGCCCGCGCCGGGCTGGTGTGCATGCCGCTGAACTTCCTGCTGGCCGGGGAGGACCAGGCCTGGATCCTGCAGGATGCGACGCCGCGCGCGCTCGTCACCGACGCGGCGTTCCGACCGTTGCACGAGCAGGTGCTGCCCGGCGTGACCTCCGTGGAGCACGTCATCGTCACCGACGAGGAGAGCCCGCAGCCCGTGGCCGGGCGGTCGACGCACCACTGGCAGTCGCTCGTCGACCGGGCGCCGGCGACGCCCCTGGAGGTGCTCGTCGACGATCGCGACACCGTGCAGTGCCTCTACACCTCGGGCACGACGTCCCGGCCGAAGGGGGTGCTGACCAGCCACACCGCGCTGGTCACCTCGCTGCTGTCGAACGCGCTGGTGACCCGTCAGTCGTGGGGCCGGGACTCGCCGGTCATGCTCGTCGTGCTGCCGATGTTCCACGTCACAGCCCTGAACACCGTGACCATGCCCGTGCTGATGATGGGCGGCACGGCCGTCCTGGCCGGCATGGCCTTCGACCCGGCCAGGAGCCTGGACCTGATGGAGCAACGCCGGGTGACGCACATGATGATGCTGCCGCTGATGCACCGCGCCTGCCTCGCCGAGCAGTCCGCTCGCCCGCGCGACCTGTCGTCGGTGACGACCGCGATCTACGCGATGGCGCCGATGCCGGCGGACCTGCTCGCCGCCGTCGACGAGATGTACCCCAACGCCGACGTCATCCTCGGCTCCGGTCAGACCGAAGTCGTACCGACGACCACCATGCAGTGGCCCGAGCACCGGCACAGCGCCCCGGACTCGTGGGGGCCCCAGTCGGTGTCCGTGCTGACGCAGATCATGGACCCGATGGGCCGGTTGCGGGACGCCGGCGACACGGGCGAGATCGTCTACCGCGCCCCCAACGTGTGCAGCGGGTACTGGAACAACCCCGAGGCGAACCAGCAGGCCTTCGCCCACGGGTGGTTCCACTCCGGTGACGTCGGGCACCTCGACGAGGAGGGGGTGGTGTGGTTCACCGACCGCCTGAAGGACGTGATCAAGAGCGGCGGGGAGAACGTCTCCTCCGTCGCCGTCGAGGCCGTCCTCCTCGGTGCGCCCGGCGTGGCCGAGTGCACGGTGATCGGGGTCCCCCACGAGCACTGGGGTGAGGCCGTGTGTGCCGTGGTCGTGGCCGACGGCACGGTGGCCGTGGACGAGCTCCGGGCCGGGGTGATCGCCCACGCGAGGGCGCATCTGGCCGGTTTCCAGGTGCCCAAGGAGGTGCGGGTCATCGAGGAGCTGCCGAAGACCGCGACCGGGAAGATCCAGAAGCACCAGGTCCGCGGCCTCGTGCGGTGAGGCGGGCTAGGCCAGGTCGAGGGTGATGAACTTCGGCCGGTAGATCGTCGGGTTGGCCATCAGCTCGTCGAAGTCGAAGGTGTTGACGTTGTAGGAGACGAGCAACTGACCGTCGGGCGACAGCTCCGGGTGGCCGTGCGCGTTGTACGTGAAGTGCTGCCCCTGCGTCTCCGGGGTCTCGTAGATCGTCTGCGGCTGCTCCCACGGCCCGCTGGGGGAGCAGGCCGTCCACGCGTTGATCTTCGGGCTGTATGCCTGCGTGGTGTCCGAGGAGATCATCAGGTACCCGTCGCGGAAGGGGGAGACACTCAGCTCGTTGGCGACCCCCTTCGTCAACCGGGTGCTCTCGTCGGACTGCGCGCCCCACCCGTCCTCGCCGAGGTACTCCCACGTCGACCGGTCGGCCAGGGATCCTGCCGGAGCCCGTGCCACGTGCAGGTGCTTGACCTCCTCCCGGTCCTCGATGCCGTAGATCCAGGTGTGCGTCGCCGTCGTCAGCAGCCCCGCCCCCCACGCGACCGGCCCCTCGAAGCCCTCCTCGACGTCGGTGACCTCCAGCTCGGGCAGGGACACGTGGGCCAGGGTGTTGCGCTCCCACTCGAAGCCGTGCTCGCCCACCCGCGAGGTCAGGGACAGGAAGACGAGCAGCTCACCGCCTTCGACCTTGGCGTCCTGCACCCAGTGGTACGTCTGCTCGCCCGGGTCCGGGAAGAAGGACTCGGGCCCCTCGCGGGTCAGTGTGCTCAGCCGACCCGAGTCGTCCTCGACGACCAGGGCGTTGTGCACCATCGTCATCCCCGGCGCCGGGGTGCCGCGCTCGTCGAGGGCACCGATGAGCGAGTCGCTGAAGAGCCACAGCGTGCGGTCATCGGGCAGCTGCACCGAGTAGGTCGAGTCGCCCCCCACCCAGCCCGGCCCGGACAGCTCGAAGCGCGCGTCGTCGGAGCGCGAGGGCTGCGCCCAGTCGAGATCCGCCGTGATGGCCTCGCAGTCGCCCCGGTCCCGCTCACCCTCGTCGGCGCACCCGGCGAGCAGGCCGGCGCCGATCGCGAGTACGGCGCAGCCCGCGGTCAGGCGTCTGCGGTGCATGCGGGCTCCTGGCGAAGGGGGTGGGACGCCTCCCATTGTGACCGATGGGTAGTCCCGGGGCCGTCCCACGCTGCGGTGCAGCCGGTCACGGTCAGAGCCAGCCGAGGTCCTGCGCTCGCCGGGCGGCCTCCACGCGCGTGCTGGAGCCGGTC
The DNA window shown above is from Janibacter sp. A1S7 and carries:
- a CDS encoding acyl-CoA dehydrogenase family protein produces the protein MRLTDEHSAFRASVRAFVESEINPRADEWEAAGIFPAHELFPKAAALGLFGLEYDTEFGGEGADHSFQMVAAEELGRCDSAGVSMAIGVQSMMATPSLAQFGTDELKRTYLAPALAGEMVTAIAVTEPDTGSDVSRLRTKARRDGDDWVITGRKTYITNGTQADWLCLLVRTSDEGGHRGMSQIIVPTNSPGFSVAKRLDKLGNRSSDTAELVLDEVRVPVSNTIGEIGRGFQQQMAQFVIERMFAAYNAVGSCDRALERTRGYIAEREVFGQPLATKQYVTFRLAELQARVELLRSHNAAVCEAHLAGEDIIRGASVAKLTAGRLIRDVADSCIQFHGGMGYMEETWTARFLRDTRLASIGGGADEVMLQVLARLDGMPA
- a CDS encoding TIGR03084 family metal-binding protein — encoded protein: MSDTVASFLDECADLDVLVADLDDEAWAQSTPAQGWTIAHQIAHLAWTDEIAAVATTDPQAFADEVEIAVQDPVGHVDTRTEQGAVDTPAEILARWRDGRETLAQVLRDAPADTKLPWFGPPMSPRSMATARLMETWAHGQDVADALGVRRAPTARLRDICHLGVRTRDFAYLINDLTPPVQPFRIELTGPDGDLWIWGDEDGERSADRVTGPAQDFCLVVTQRRDAADTDLHATGEAVEWLSIAQVFAGAPRRARA
- a CDS encoding AMP-binding protein; the encoded protein is MTAAPDHSPLRDKDLPMQPDLSLVDPLEYNLATRTNAGDVIIRSAAIFPDRVAIVDGDREVTYRELAETVDRLGHALLGLDLPAGSPVALTMMNSWRLLATYYACARAGLVCMPLNFLLAGEDQAWILQDATPRALVTDAAFRPLHEQVLPGVTSVEHVIVTDEESPQPVAGRSTHHWQSLVDRAPATPLEVLVDDRDTVQCLYTSGTTSRPKGVLTSHTALVTSLLSNALVTRQSWGRDSPVMLVVLPMFHVTALNTVTMPVLMMGGTAVLAGMAFDPARSLDLMEQRRVTHMMMLPLMHRACLAEQSARPRDLSSVTTAIYAMAPMPADLLAAVDEMYPNADVILGSGQTEVVPTTTMQWPEHRHSAPDSWGPQSVSVLTQIMDPMGRLRDAGDTGEIVYRAPNVCSGYWNNPEANQQAFAHGWFHSGDVGHLDEEGVVWFTDRLKDVIKSGGENVSSVAVEAVLLGAPGVAECTVIGVPHEHWGEAVCAVVVADGTVAVDELRAGVIAHARAHLAGFQVPKEVRVIEELPKTATGKIQKHQVRGLVR
- a CDS encoding SDR family oxidoreductase — translated: MTANLQGRTILMSGGSRGIGLAIAERAARDGANVAIVAKTDTPHPKLEGTIHTAAAAIEAAGGRALPILGDVRSEESVQEAVDRTVERFGGIDIVVNNASAIDLSPTEELPMKKYDLMQDINCRGSFLLAKTALPQLKASEAAHVLTLSPPINLAPRWAGSHLGYTIAKYGMSLVTLGLAEEWATYGIAANSLWPRTAIATAAVENLLGGEQTMARSRSPQIMADAAHAILTRDPAEFTGHFLIDDDVLAEEGVTDLSSYGPPLEELLPDFFLGE
- a CDS encoding acyl-CoA synthetase, whose translation is MDHGFGSWATIHHLRNADRVAYVDGLAGVQTTYAQLEERTNRLADALRAKGVSHGERVALLCLNSPQMMEIYLAVAKLGAISVPVNFRLHPDEIAHVLSDSGASLLFVSTPFVDAATQALASGTSVRETIRVPALAEREAGEGGDYEPLVSSGASERVVADVGHDDVCVIMYTSGTTGRPKGAMLTHGNFFYNAINAMGFASGIGRTDVTISAAPLFHIGALGVHTLPFLFVGAGVVVIEAFTPDQWVEAAARHHVTQAFLVPAMWAAVAASPALETADLSSLRLAISGGAPCPLPVISAMKSHGVAFTEGFGMTETSPNAACLQPEDVVEHAGSVGRPVAFMDFRILDEMDQDVPVGHVGELCLRGPSVFVGYWDKPEATAEAIRDGWFHTGDMARVDEEGFYSLVDRKKDMIITGGENVYPIEVEQVLYGHPDVVEVAVIGVLDETWGETVAAVVVRAADSSLTADGLREWARERISHFKAPRRVAFVDELPRNATGKILKRELRITEGGGHTAVSR
- a CDS encoding acyclic terpene utilization AtuA family protein, which produces MSAAEREVLRVGNCSGFYGDRLSAMREMLEGGELDVLTGDWLAELTMLILGRDRLKDPDTGYARTFLVQLRDCLGLALEKGVTIVANAGGVNTPGLVSAIRELATEQGLSPRVAHVRGDDLTPRAAALDLGRPMGAHAYLGGFGIARAVDSGADIVVTGRVTDASVIVGPAIAHFGWGREDLDALAGATAAGHVIECGTQATGGNYAFFTEIDNFSHLGFPLAEIRRDGSSIITKHPGTGGAVTVDTIKSQLLYEIADARYPGPDVTTRLDTIVLAQDGPDRVSMTGIRGEAPPPDVKVSLNALGGFRNEMTMVLTGLDIRAKAELVQRQFEEELTTSPAEMTWTLARTDRPDAPTQQQAAALLTVVARDSDPKVVGRPFSQAGIDIALGTYPGCHTLAPPSGGSPYGVFTPGYVPQSVPEHEVVLDDGTVVAVGPPQRTQALEPLTGQPAAANPAPTGWPTTTAPLGTIAGARSGDKGGHANVGVWVRDAAAWPWLSALLTPERIRQLLPEAADLPVTVTHLPNLLAVNIVVHDLLGEGVAYNARFDPQAKGLGEWLRSRHVDIPDHLLPSPPEDHR
- a CDS encoding DUF4185 domain-containing protein, with amino-acid sequence MHRRRLTAGCAVLAIGAGLLAGCADEGERDRGDCEAITADLDWAQPSRSDDARFELSGPGWVGGDSTYSVQLPDDRTLWLFSDSLIGALDERGTPAPGMTMVHNALVVEDDSGRLSTLTREGPESFFPDPGEQTYHWVQDAKVEGGELLVFLSLTSRVGEHGFEWERNTLAHVSLPELEVTDVEEGFEGPVAWGAGLLTTATHTWIYGIEDREEVKHLHVARAPAGSLADRSTWEYLGEDGWGAQSDESTRLTKGVANELSVSPFRDGYLMISSDTTQAYSPKINAWTACSPSGPWEQPQTIYETPETQGQHFTYNAHGHPELSPDGQLLVSYNVNTFDFDELMANPTIYRPKFITLDLA